The Streptomyces fungicidicus nucleotide sequence ACCCGGCGCCGAGCGAGGAGAGCCATGACCGACGAACACCGCGGGTCACCGGACGCCGTCGTCGTAGGGGCGGGGCTGGCCGGCCTGGCCTGCGCACTGGACCTGTGCCGTGCCGGACTGCGGGTGGCCCTGCTGGAGGCGTCCGACGGGGTCGGGGGCCGGATGCGCACGGACCGGCGGGACGGCTTCCTCCTGGACCGCGGCTTCCAGGTGTTCAACACCTCCTATCCGCAGGTGAAACGGCGCCTGGACCTGAAGAGCCTGCGGCTGCGGCCGTTCACTCCGGGCGTCGTCGCCCACACCCAGGACGGCCCGGTGCGCCTCGTCGATCCCACCCGGAGTCCAGGCGCGGCGCGCGAACTGCTGCCCGGGAGGGTCCTGTCCGCCCGCGACCTGGCCGCGCTCGCGGCGCTCACCGCCCGCGACGCGGTGCTGCCGGTGGACGTCCTGAGGCGCCGCGCGGACCGCTCGACCTCCTCGGCCCTGTCCCGCGCGTTCCTGTCGGACGAGGTGATCGCACAGGTACTGCGGCCGTTCCTGTCCGGAGTGTTCCTGGAGGACCGACTGGAGACCTCCGCGCGCTTCTTCCACCTCGTCTGGCGGAGCATGGTCCGCGGAACCCTGTGCCTGCCCGCCGACGGCATCGGAGCGGTGCCGGCCCAACTCGCCGGAGGACTGCCCGACGGCGTCCTGCGCCTCGGGACGCCCGTCGCCGGGGTCACCGGCTCGGGCGTGGTCCTGGAGGACGGCGCCGAGGTGCCGGCGTCCACCGTCGTGGTCGCGACGGACGCGGCGACCGCGGCCCGCCTGCTGCCGGGC carries:
- a CDS encoding NAD(P)/FAD-dependent oxidoreductase, with the protein product MTDEHRGSPDAVVVGAGLAGLACALDLCRAGLRVALLEASDGVGGRMRTDRRDGFLLDRGFQVFNTSYPQVKRRLDLKSLRLRPFTPGVVAHTQDGPVRLVDPTRSPGAARELLPGRVLSARDLAALAALTARDAVLPVDVLRRRADRSTSSALSRAFLSDEVIAQVLRPFLSGVFLEDRLETSARFFHLVWRSMVRGTLCLPADGIGAVPAQLAGGLPDGVLRLGTPVAGVTGSGVVLEDGAEVPASTVVVATDAATAARLLPGLSVPDGRTVTTYYHATDRTPPAEPTLMVDSTGAVLNTCVLSEVAPTYAPPGTALVSTSVLGTDLPGTADRVRRRLADLYGTDTSGWSRIAVRTVEGALPAMLPPWPLSRTTRRGPGRYVCGDHRATGSVQGALASGTRAAREALTDLGRPR